A single region of the Streptomyces sp. NBC_01262 genome encodes:
- the ruvC gene encoding crossover junction endodeoxyribonuclease RuvC yields MRVLGVDPGLTRCGIGVVDGAPGKPLKMAGVGVVRTPADADIGPRLVLIEQGIEAWLDEYRPEAVAVERVFSQHNVRTVMGTAQASAVAMLCASRRGLPVHLHTPSEVKAAVTGSGRAEKAQVGAMVTRILRLDAPPKPADAADALALAICHIWRGTATNRLQQAIADNALKGRALKGRGELREQPPTVLHVPMTAAHKGRGELRDKPSTDAQPNDNRRPLEGPA; encoded by the coding sequence GTGCGCGTACTCGGCGTTGACCCGGGGCTGACCCGGTGCGGGATCGGGGTCGTCGACGGCGCGCCCGGAAAGCCCTTGAAAATGGCGGGAGTCGGGGTCGTACGGACTCCGGCGGACGCGGACATCGGGCCCCGGCTGGTCCTGATCGAGCAGGGCATCGAGGCCTGGCTGGACGAGTACCGCCCCGAAGCGGTCGCCGTCGAGCGGGTGTTCAGCCAGCACAACGTCCGCACCGTCATGGGCACCGCCCAGGCCAGCGCCGTGGCGATGCTCTGCGCCTCCCGCCGCGGCCTGCCGGTGCACCTGCACACCCCCAGCGAGGTCAAAGCCGCCGTAACCGGCAGCGGCCGCGCCGAGAAAGCCCAGGTCGGCGCCATGGTGACCCGGATCCTCCGGCTCGACGCACCCCCCAAACCCGCCGACGCCGCGGACGCCTTGGCGCTGGCCATCTGCCACATCTGGCGCGGCACCGCCACGAACCGCCTCCAGCAGGCCATCGCCGACAACGCGCTCAAGGGGCGCGCCCTGAAGGGGCGCGGGGAACTGCGCGAGCAACCGCCCACGGTCCTGCACGTGCCGATGACCGCAGCCCATAAGGGGCGCGGGGAACTGCGCGACAAGCCGTCCACGGACGCGCAGCCGAACGACAACCGCCGCCCCCTGGAAGGACCCGCATGA
- the ruvA gene encoding Holliday junction branch migration protein RuvA, giving the protein MIAFVSGPVAALAPDAAVIEVGGIGMAVQCAPNTLAALRVGEQAKLATSLVVREDSLTLYGFADDDERQVFELLQTASGVGPRLAQAMLAVHSPDGLRVAIATGDEKALISVPGIGKKGAQKLLIELKDRLGAPVGTAVPARGVAPGPASWREQLHAALIGLGYQPREAEEAVAAVTPQAEAAAEPNVGALLRAALQTLNRSR; this is encoded by the coding sequence ATGATCGCCTTCGTCAGCGGCCCCGTGGCCGCCCTCGCCCCGGACGCCGCCGTCATCGAGGTCGGCGGCATCGGCATGGCCGTCCAGTGCGCGCCCAACACGCTGGCCGCACTCCGCGTCGGGGAGCAGGCCAAGCTCGCAACCTCCCTGGTCGTGCGGGAGGACTCGCTCACCCTCTACGGCTTCGCGGACGACGACGAGCGGCAGGTCTTCGAGCTGCTGCAGACCGCCAGCGGCGTCGGGCCCCGGCTCGCGCAGGCGATGCTGGCGGTGCACAGCCCGGACGGCCTGCGCGTGGCGATCGCCACCGGCGACGAGAAGGCGCTGATCTCCGTGCCCGGCATCGGCAAGAAGGGTGCCCAGAAGCTGCTGATCGAGCTCAAGGACCGCCTCGGCGCCCCCGTCGGTACCGCCGTGCCCGCCCGCGGGGTCGCCCCCGGCCCCGCCTCCTGGCGCGAGCAGCTCCACGCGGCGCTGATCGGCCTGGGCTACCAGCCCCGCGAGGCAGAGGAGGCCGTCGCCGCGGTCACCCCGCAGGCCGAGGCCGCCGCCGAGCCGAACGTCGGCGCTCTGCTGCGCGCCGCCCTCCAGACCCTGAACCGGAGCCGCTGA
- a CDS encoding APC family permease has protein sequence MAIGRSTDISTFKGGERALRADRIGLPGLLFSVVAASAPLMVVAGVMPTTWAVMGIVGQPLIFVILGVVLALFSVGYAEMSRHVHNAGAFYAYIARGLGGTAGSAASFLALLSYSALQFAPYGLLGFEISTQLQARFDVSVSWWVPAVVGVLLVGTLGWLKIDLNAKVLGVLLLIEVAIVVVFDISAIADPSPAGVSFHAFNPSTLSGAGLGAALCFCIAGFVGFEQSAVYAEETSRPHLVVARVTFLAVGFISVFYAVGAWALSVAAGPGQVVAQSQKHATDLLFVLAQDRLGAGFADVLHIFFVTGMFACLLSFHNVVARYAFAMGRERLLPAAFGRTNPTSGAPAYGSLLQSAISLAAVLVFAVTDKGAVGDPTAPVLRLFTWGGQVGALGIIVLLATASVAVIAFFVRRGAARAQAVRIACSALAAAALLVIIFISVRDFDVLLGSDPDSPLLWILPGIVGATVAGGLAYGLYLRAARPEVHSGIGMGNEVYQIEQARNAETGAEAGAGAGSVS, from the coding sequence ATGGCGATCGGCAGAAGCACCGACATCAGTACATTCAAGGGCGGCGAGAGAGCCCTGCGCGCGGACCGGATCGGCCTGCCCGGGCTGCTCTTCTCGGTGGTCGCCGCGAGCGCCCCGCTCATGGTCGTGGCCGGTGTCATGCCGACCACCTGGGCCGTCATGGGCATCGTCGGCCAGCCGCTGATCTTCGTGATCCTCGGCGTGGTGCTGGCGCTGTTCAGCGTCGGCTACGCCGAGATGAGCCGCCATGTGCACAACGCGGGCGCCTTCTACGCGTACATCGCGCGCGGCCTCGGCGGCACCGCCGGCTCCGCGGCCTCGTTCCTGGCGCTGCTGTCGTACAGCGCCCTGCAGTTCGCCCCCTACGGCCTCCTCGGCTTCGAGATCTCGACCCAGCTCCAGGCGCGCTTCGACGTCAGCGTCTCCTGGTGGGTGCCGGCCGTCGTGGGCGTGCTGCTCGTCGGCACCCTGGGCTGGCTGAAGATCGACCTCAACGCCAAGGTGCTCGGCGTGCTGCTGCTCATCGAGGTCGCCATCGTCGTGGTCTTCGACATCTCCGCCATCGCCGACCCCTCCCCGGCGGGTGTCTCCTTCCACGCCTTCAACCCCTCCACCCTGTCCGGCGCGGGGCTCGGCGCAGCGCTGTGCTTCTGCATCGCCGGCTTCGTCGGCTTCGAGCAGTCGGCGGTCTACGCCGAGGAGACCAGCCGCCCGCACCTGGTCGTCGCCCGGGTCACCTTCCTCGCCGTCGGCTTCATCTCGGTGTTCTACGCGGTGGGCGCCTGGGCGCTGAGCGTCGCCGCCGGGCCGGGCCAGGTGGTGGCCCAGTCCCAGAAGCACGCCACCGACCTGCTCTTCGTCCTCGCCCAGGACCGGCTCGGCGCGGGCTTCGCCGACGTGCTGCACATCTTCTTCGTGACCGGCATGTTCGCCTGCCTGCTCAGCTTCCACAACGTCGTCGCCCGCTACGCCTTCGCCATGGGCCGCGAGCGCCTGCTGCCCGCCGCCTTCGGCCGCACCAACCCCACCAGCGGTGCCCCCGCGTACGGCTCGCTGCTCCAGAGCGCGATCTCGCTCGCCGCCGTGCTGGTGTTCGCCGTCACCGACAAGGGCGCGGTGGGCGACCCGACCGCTCCCGTGCTGCGGCTGTTCACCTGGGGCGGCCAGGTCGGCGCGCTCGGCATCATCGTGCTGCTGGCCACCGCCTCCGTGGCGGTCATCGCGTTCTTCGTACGCCGCGGGGCGGCCCGTGCCCAGGCGGTGCGGATCGCGTGCTCGGCGCTGGCGGCGGCCGCGCTGCTGGTCATCATCTTCATCTCGGTCAGGGACTTCGACGTACTGCTCGGCTCCGACCCGGACTCGCCGCTGCTCTGGATCCTGCCCGGCATCGTCGGCGCCACGGTCGCCGGCGGCCTGGCGTACGGGCTCTACCTGCGCGCCGCGCGCCCGGAGGTGCACTCGGGCATCGGGATGGGCAACGAGGTCTACCAGATCGAGCAGGCCCGCAACGCCGAGACCGGCGCGGAGGCCGGGGCCGGGGCCGGGAGCGTGTCATGA
- a CDS encoding primary-amine oxidase — MSCCHDEHGEQAEQVAKAVAPHPLDPVSAAEIDAVRTILEADGKVTETTRFPLVLLDEPARHTAAAHRDGDPVVRRVRVTLLDSATGEAAEAVVDLQAAAVVAYRILDTDREGQPPVTFEEWELVDRIVKADPGWRKAMAERGIGDLDLAVVGPMGAGPLRLEDRPRGRRLMRTLTWLRCDASDNAFAHPVAGLVADVDVIERQVVRLIDTGAVPVPAECARYEAEFNGPARTDLRPLEITQPEGPSFELTGNVLTWQNWRFRIDFNGREGLVLHQISHRDGDRDRPVLHRASLGEMAVSYADPGADRNWVAFLDAGEYALGRNANALKLGCDCLGEIRYLDAVLSDDFGRPETLPNAICIHEEDFGLLWKHTNQFDGMKAESRRARRLVVSYIATVGNYDYGFYWYFHQDGTIAFEAKSTGLVQTSAIPAGQGSAYGTELAPGLLGPYHQHMFCVRLDVAVDGLTNTVEEVDVVPVPAGPDNPNGNAFTVRATPITDSAEGGRLADPATGRRWRITNPASRNRMGEPVAYTLVPQPGPLILAQPDSAVARRLGYGSKHFWVTRHSPERRYPAGDYPNQHLGGAGLPEWTAGGESLEDTELTVWHTFGPTHVPRLEEWPVMPVDHSGFTLKPTGFFDRNPALDLPAETPREGHCST, encoded by the coding sequence ATGAGCTGCTGCCACGACGAGCACGGCGAACAGGCCGAGCAGGTGGCGAAGGCCGTCGCCCCGCACCCGCTCGACCCGGTCTCCGCCGCGGAGATCGACGCCGTACGCACCATCCTGGAGGCCGACGGCAAGGTCACCGAAACCACCCGCTTCCCCCTCGTCCTGCTCGACGAGCCCGCCCGGCACACCGCCGCCGCCCACCGCGACGGCGACCCGGTGGTGCGCCGGGTCCGGGTCACGCTGCTCGACTCGGCGACGGGGGAGGCCGCCGAGGCCGTCGTCGACCTCCAGGCCGCCGCCGTCGTGGCGTACCGGATCCTGGACACCGACCGCGAGGGCCAGCCGCCGGTGACCTTCGAGGAGTGGGAGCTCGTCGACCGGATCGTCAAGGCCGACCCCGGCTGGCGCAAGGCCATGGCCGAGCGGGGCATCGGCGACCTCGACCTCGCGGTCGTCGGCCCGATGGGCGCCGGGCCGCTGCGCCTGGAGGACCGGCCCCGCGGCCGGCGGCTGATGCGCACGCTGACCTGGCTGCGCTGCGATGCCTCCGACAACGCCTTCGCCCACCCGGTGGCCGGGCTGGTCGCCGACGTCGACGTCATCGAGCGCCAGGTCGTCCGCCTCATCGACACCGGGGCCGTCCCCGTCCCCGCCGAATGCGCGCGCTACGAGGCCGAGTTCAACGGCCCGGCCCGCACCGACCTGCGCCCGCTGGAGATCACCCAGCCCGAAGGCCCCTCCTTCGAGCTCACCGGCAACGTCCTCACCTGGCAGAACTGGCGCTTCCGGATCGACTTCAACGGCCGCGAGGGCCTGGTCCTGCACCAGATCAGCCACCGCGACGGCGACCGCGACCGCCCGGTCCTGCACCGCGCCTCCCTCGGCGAGATGGCCGTCAGCTACGCCGACCCCGGCGCCGACCGCAACTGGGTGGCCTTCCTCGACGCGGGCGAGTACGCGCTCGGCCGCAACGCCAACGCGCTCAAGCTCGGCTGCGACTGCCTCGGCGAGATCCGCTACCTCGACGCCGTCCTGTCCGACGACTTCGGCCGCCCGGAGACCCTGCCCAACGCCATCTGCATCCACGAGGAGGACTTCGGCCTGCTCTGGAAGCACACCAACCAGTTCGACGGGATGAAGGCCGAGAGCCGCCGCGCCCGCCGCCTGGTCGTGTCCTACATCGCCACCGTCGGCAACTACGACTACGGCTTCTACTGGTACTTCCACCAGGACGGCACCATCGCCTTCGAGGCCAAGTCCACCGGCCTGGTGCAGACCTCCGCCATCCCGGCGGGCCAGGGGTCTGCGTACGGCACCGAGCTGGCCCCCGGGCTGCTCGGGCCGTACCACCAGCACATGTTCTGCGTACGCCTGGACGTGGCGGTGGACGGCCTCACCAACACGGTGGAGGAGGTGGACGTCGTCCCCGTGCCGGCCGGCCCGGACAACCCCAACGGCAACGCCTTCACCGTACGGGCCACCCCGATCACCGACAGCGCGGAGGGCGGACGCCTCGCCGACCCCGCCACCGGGCGCCGCTGGCGGATCACCAATCCCGCCTCGCGCAACCGGATGGGGGAGCCGGTGGCGTACACCCTCGTCCCGCAGCCCGGACCGCTGATCCTGGCCCAGCCGGACTCGGCGGTGGCCCGCCGCCTCGGGTACGGCAGCAAGCACTTCTGGGTCACCCGGCACAGCCCCGAGCGCCGCTACCCGGCGGGCGACTACCCCAACCAGCACCTGGGCGGGGCCGGGCTGCCGGAGTGGACGGCGGGCGGGGAGTCGCTGGAGGACACCGAGCTGACGGTGTGGCACACCTTCGGCCCGACCCATGTGCCCAGGCTGGAGGAATGGCCCGTGATGCCGGTCGACCACAGCGGTTTCACCCTCAAGCCGACCGGCTTCTTCGACCGCAACCCGGCCCTGGACCTGCCCGCCGAAACACCCCGGGAAGGACACTGCTCCACCTGA
- the pdxS gene encoding pyridoxal 5'-phosphate synthase lyase subunit PdxS has product MQHPRLPVRFPVSSTSFSTTQTPETGTARVKRGMAEQLKGGVIMDVVNAEQAKIAEDAGAVAVMALERVPADIRKDGGVARMSDPNMIEEIIDAVSIPVMAKSRIGHFVEAQVLQALGVDYIDESEVLTPADEVNHSDKWAFTTPFVCGATNLGEALRRIAEGAAMIRSKGEAGTGNVVEAVRHLRQIKNEIARLRGYDNNELYAAAKELRAPYEIVKEVAELGKLPVVLFSAGGVATPADAALMRQLGAEGVFVGSGIFKSGDPAKRAAAIVKATTFYDDPKIIADASRNLGEAMVGINCDTLPETERYANRGW; this is encoded by the coding sequence ATGCAGCATCCCCGTCTACCGGTGAGGTTCCCCGTGTCGAGCACGTCCTTCAGCACCACCCAGACCCCCGAGACCGGCACCGCCCGCGTGAAGCGCGGTATGGCCGAGCAGCTCAAGGGCGGCGTGATCATGGACGTCGTCAACGCAGAGCAGGCGAAGATCGCCGAGGACGCCGGCGCCGTGGCCGTCATGGCCCTGGAGCGGGTGCCCGCCGACATCCGCAAGGACGGCGGCGTGGCCCGGATGTCGGACCCGAACATGATCGAGGAGATCATCGACGCGGTCTCCATCCCCGTCATGGCCAAGTCCCGCATCGGCCACTTCGTCGAGGCCCAGGTGCTCCAGGCGCTCGGCGTGGACTACATCGACGAGTCCGAGGTCCTCACCCCGGCCGACGAGGTCAACCACAGCGACAAGTGGGCCTTCACCACCCCCTTCGTCTGCGGTGCCACCAACCTGGGCGAGGCCCTGCGCCGCATCGCCGAGGGCGCCGCCATGATCCGCTCCAAGGGCGAGGCCGGCACCGGCAACGTCGTCGAGGCGGTCCGCCACCTCCGCCAGATCAAGAACGAGATCGCCCGCCTGCGCGGCTACGACAACAACGAGCTGTACGCCGCCGCCAAGGAGCTGCGCGCCCCGTACGAGATCGTCAAGGAGGTCGCCGAGCTCGGCAAGCTCCCGGTCGTCCTGTTCTCCGCCGGCGGCGTGGCCACCCCCGCCGACGCCGCGCTGATGCGCCAGCTCGGCGCCGAGGGCGTCTTCGTCGGCTCCGGCATCTTCAAGTCCGGCGACCCGGCCAAGCGCGCCGCCGCCATCGTGAAGGCCACCACCTTCTACGACGACCCGAAGATCATCGCGGACGCCTCCCGCAACCTCGGCGAGGCCATGGTCGGCATCAACTGCGACACCCTCCCCGAGACCGAGCGGTACGCCAACCGCGGCTGGTAG
- the ruvB gene encoding Holliday junction branch migration DNA helicase RuvB, producing MTWEDGDRLVAPAADGEEQAVEAALRPKDLGEFVGQERVRQQLDLVLRAARARGGTADHVLLSGAPGLGKTTLSMIIAAEMGAPIRITSGPAIQHAGDLAAILSSLAEGEVLFLDEIHRMSRPAEEMLYMAMEDFRVDVIVGKGPGATAIPLELPPFTLVGATTRAGLLPPPLRDRFGFTGHMEFYAPAELERVIQRSARLLAVEIEPDGGAEIAGRSRGTPRIANRLLRRVRDYAQVRADGRITREIARQALEVYEVDERGLDRLDRAVLHALLKLFGGGPVGLSTLAVAVGEERETVEEVAEPFLVREGLLARTPRGRIATPAAWSHLGLVPPQQGGGPGQQGLFGP from the coding sequence GTGACCTGGGAGGACGGCGACCGGCTGGTGGCCCCGGCGGCCGACGGCGAGGAGCAGGCGGTCGAGGCCGCGCTGCGGCCGAAGGACCTGGGGGAGTTCGTCGGGCAGGAGCGGGTCCGGCAGCAGCTCGACCTGGTGCTGAGGGCGGCCAGGGCACGGGGCGGGACCGCCGATCACGTCCTGCTGTCCGGGGCGCCGGGGCTCGGCAAGACCACGCTGTCCATGATCATCGCGGCGGAGATGGGCGCCCCGATCCGGATCACCTCGGGTCCGGCCATCCAGCACGCGGGCGACCTCGCCGCGATCCTGTCCTCCCTCGCGGAGGGCGAGGTGCTGTTCCTCGACGAGATCCACCGGATGTCCCGGCCCGCCGAGGAGATGCTCTACATGGCGATGGAGGACTTCCGGGTCGACGTCATCGTCGGCAAGGGCCCCGGCGCCACCGCCATCCCGCTCGAACTGCCGCCCTTCACCCTCGTCGGCGCCACGACCAGGGCCGGCCTGCTGCCCCCGCCGCTGCGCGACCGCTTCGGCTTCACCGGGCACATGGAGTTCTACGCCCCCGCCGAGCTGGAGCGGGTCATCCAGCGCTCCGCCCGTCTGCTCGCCGTCGAGATCGAGCCGGACGGCGGCGCCGAGATCGCCGGCCGCTCCCGCGGCACCCCGCGCATCGCCAACCGGCTGCTGCGCCGCGTACGGGACTACGCCCAGGTCAGGGCCGACGGCCGGATCACCCGGGAGATCGCCCGCCAGGCGCTGGAGGTCTACGAGGTCGACGAACGCGGCCTGGACCGGCTGGACCGGGCGGTGCTGCACGCGCTGCTGAAGCTGTTCGGCGGCGGGCCGGTGGGGCTGTCGACACTGGCGGTGGCGGTGGGGGAGGAGCGGGAGACGGTCGAGGAGGTGGCCGAGCCGTTCCTGGTGCGCGAGGGGCTGCTGGCGCGCACGCCGCGTGGCCGGATCGCGACTCCCGCGGCCTGGTCGCACCTGGGCCTTGTGCCTCCGCAGCAGGGCGGAGGCCCGGGGCAACAGGGGCTCTTCGGCCCTTGA
- a CDS encoding YebC/PmpR family DNA-binding transcriptional regulator, whose amino-acid sequence MSGHSKWATTKHKKAVVDAKRGKLFAKLIKNIEVAARAGGADLSGNPTLFDAIQKAKKSSVPNKNIDSAVKRGAGLEAGGADYQTIMYEGYGPNGVAVLIECLTDNRNRAASDVRVAMTRNGGSMADPGSVSYLFNRKGVIIVPKGDDSLSEDDVLGAVLDAGAEEVNDLGESFEVISEATDMVPVRTALQDAGIDYDSADANFVPTMQVELDEDGARKIFKLIDALEDSDDVQNVFANFDVSDEVMEKVDA is encoded by the coding sequence ATGTCCGGCCACTCTAAATGGGCTACGACGAAGCACAAGAAGGCCGTGGTCGATGCCAAGCGCGGCAAGCTCTTCGCGAAGCTGATCAAGAACATCGAGGTCGCGGCTCGGGCCGGCGGTGCCGACCTGTCGGGTAACCCGACCCTCTTCGACGCCATCCAGAAGGCCAAGAAGAGCTCGGTCCCCAACAAGAACATCGACAGCGCGGTCAAGCGCGGCGCGGGCCTGGAAGCCGGCGGCGCCGACTACCAGACCATCATGTACGAGGGCTACGGCCCCAACGGCGTCGCGGTGCTCATCGAGTGCCTCACCGACAACCGCAACCGCGCCGCCTCCGACGTCCGCGTCGCCATGACCCGCAACGGCGGTTCCATGGCCGACCCGGGCTCGGTCTCGTACCTCTTCAACCGCAAGGGCGTCATCATCGTCCCCAAGGGCGACGACTCCCTCTCCGAGGACGACGTCCTCGGCGCGGTCCTCGACGCGGGCGCCGAGGAGGTCAACGACCTCGGCGAGTCCTTCGAGGTGATCAGCGAGGCGACCGACATGGTCCCGGTGCGCACCGCGCTCCAGGACGCCGGCATCGACTACGACTCGGCCGACGCCAACTTCGTCCCCACCATGCAGGTGGAGCTCGACGAGGACGGCGCGCGCAAGATCTTCAAGCTGATCGACGCGCTGGAGGACAGCGACGACGTGCAGAACGTCTTCGCCAACTTCGACGTCAGCGACGAGGTCATGGAAAAGGTCGACGCCTGA
- the yajC gene encoding preprotein translocase subunit YajC → MSIQFLFIIVVMFGAMFLMTRSAKNKQKQALEMRNQMAPGSGIRTIGGMYAIVKEVNDDSVLLELADGVHAYFAKNAIAAVLDEAEYDRVVHGIEPDEEGDEADEAGEEATEAEAHEADEAEDGIDLTKPAAADVDDEQPEDGPKTDGTDSK, encoded by the coding sequence GTGAGTATTCAGTTTCTCTTCATCATCGTCGTCATGTTCGGCGCCATGTTCCTCATGACCCGCTCTGCGAAGAACAAGCAGAAGCAGGCCCTGGAGATGCGTAACCAGATGGCACCCGGGTCCGGTATCCGCACGATCGGCGGCATGTACGCCATCGTGAAGGAGGTCAACGACGACTCGGTCCTTCTGGAGCTCGCCGACGGCGTGCACGCGTACTTCGCCAAGAACGCGATCGCCGCGGTCCTGGACGAGGCTGAGTACGACCGCGTCGTGCACGGCATCGAGCCGGACGAGGAAGGCGACGAAGCCGACGAAGCCGGGGAAGAGGCCACCGAAGCCGAGGCCCACGAGGCCGACGAGGCCGAGGACGGCATCGATCTCACCAAGCCTGCCGCCGCGGATGTGGACGACGAGCAGCCGGAGGACGGCCCGAAGACGGACGGCACCGACTCCAAGTAA
- the pdxT gene encoding pyridoxal 5'-phosphate synthase glutaminase subunit PdxT — MSSSTPTIGVLALQGDVREHLAALTGAGAQARPVRRAEELAEIDGLVIPGGESTTMSKLAVIFGLLEPLRDRIRGGLPAYGSCAGMIMLADKILGGRDDQETIGGIDMIVRRNAFGRQNESFEAAVDIAGVEGGPVEGVFIRAPWVESTGSGVETLARLADGTVVAVRQGNLLATSFHPELTGDHRVHRLFTDMVRATL; from the coding sequence GTGTCGAGCAGCACCCCCACCATCGGCGTCCTCGCCCTCCAGGGCGACGTACGCGAGCACCTGGCCGCCCTCACCGGTGCCGGGGCGCAGGCCCGCCCGGTGCGCCGCGCGGAGGAACTGGCCGAGATCGACGGCCTGGTGATCCCCGGCGGTGAGTCCACCACCATGTCCAAGCTCGCGGTGATCTTCGGGCTGCTCGAACCGCTGCGGGATCGTATACGCGGCGGGCTCCCCGCCTACGGCTCCTGCGCCGGCATGATCATGCTCGCAGACAAGATCCTCGGCGGCCGCGACGACCAGGAGACCATCGGCGGCATCGACATGATCGTGCGCCGCAACGCCTTCGGACGGCAGAACGAGTCCTTCGAGGCGGCCGTCGACATCGCCGGCGTCGAGGGCGGCCCTGTCGAGGGCGTCTTCATCCGGGCCCCTTGGGTGGAGTCCACCGGCAGCGGCGTCGAGACCCTCGCCCGGCTCGCCGACGGCACGGTGGTGGCCGTACGGCAGGGCAATCTGCTCGCCACGTCCTTCCACCCCGAGCTGACCGGCGACCACCGGGTGCACCGGCTGTTCACCGACATGGTGCGCGCCACGCTCTGA
- the secD gene encoding protein translocase subunit SecD, giving the protein MAAPKKGRRSSGSQGYPGRALAAILLAMVALTGGMFLSGHTTPRLGIDLAGGTSITLTAKSDQPNAINKTNMNTAVSIIERRVNGLGVSEAEVQTQGNDNIIVNIPKGTNSKQAEQQVGTTAQLYFRPVLAMTANTPAASASPSASASGSASPSASASSKASATASSSASASASSTKQGRAVTDGLKADSAAASASPSASASAAAATASPSASATASTGTLDTTIPDALGAKFTALDCSDAEARANVNLNAKPTDKIVACSQDGTEKYILGVSAVDGKNVSKASSGFDTTQGNGWIVTLNFDGTGSKAFSKITSQLSSQTDPNNRFAITLDNEVVSAPSVNTTLSSSAEIYGSFTQQSAEDLANVLSYGSLPLTFDKSDVTKVSAAIGGEQLHGGLIAGAVGLVLVVLYLLAYYRGLSFVAVVSLLVSAVLTYTIMTLLGPAIGFALNLPAVCGAIVAIGITADSFIVFFERIRDELREGRSLQPAVARGWPRARRTILVSDFVSFLSAAVLFVVSVGKVQGFAFTLGLTTLLDVVVVFLFTKPLMTILARKKFFANGHPWSGLDPRALGVQTPLRYVRRPARTTEVKEA; this is encoded by the coding sequence GTGGCAGCACCCAAGAAGGGCCGCAGGTCCTCGGGGAGTCAGGGGTACCCGGGACGGGCTCTGGCAGCGATCCTGCTGGCCATGGTGGCGCTCACCGGGGGGATGTTCCTCTCCGGACACACCACGCCGAGGCTCGGTATCGACCTCGCCGGTGGTACGAGCATCACGCTGACGGCCAAGAGCGACCAGCCCAACGCGATCAACAAGACCAACATGAACACCGCCGTGAGCATCATCGAGCGGCGTGTCAACGGTCTTGGCGTCTCCGAGGCCGAGGTTCAGACCCAGGGCAACGACAACATCATTGTCAACATCCCCAAGGGCACGAACTCCAAGCAGGCGGAGCAGCAGGTCGGCACCACTGCCCAGCTGTACTTCCGGCCGGTGCTGGCCATGACGGCCAACACCCCGGCCGCCTCGGCGTCTCCTTCCGCCAGCGCGTCGGGCTCGGCCTCGCCGTCGGCCTCCGCCTCCTCGAAGGCCTCCGCCACCGCTTCCTCCTCGGCCTCGGCCTCGGCCAGCTCCACCAAGCAGGGCCGCGCTGTCACCGACGGCCTGAAGGCCGACTCCGCGGCGGCCTCCGCCAGCCCGTCGGCTTCCGCTTCGGCCGCCGCCGCGACGGCGTCTCCGTCCGCCAGCGCCACCGCGAGCACCGGCACGCTGGACACCACGATCCCGGACGCCCTGGGGGCGAAGTTCACCGCGCTGGACTGCTCCGACGCCGAGGCGCGCGCGAACGTCAACCTGAACGCCAAGCCGACCGACAAGATCGTCGCCTGCAGCCAGGACGGCACCGAGAAGTACATCCTCGGCGTCTCCGCGGTCGACGGTAAGAACGTCAGCAAGGCCAGCTCCGGGTTCGACACCACGCAGGGCAACGGCTGGATCGTCACCCTGAACTTCGACGGCACCGGCTCCAAGGCCTTCTCCAAGATCACCTCGCAGCTGTCCAGCCAGACCGACCCGAACAACCGGTTCGCGATCACCCTGGACAACGAGGTCGTCTCGGCCCCCTCGGTCAACACCACGCTCAGCAGCAGCGCCGAGATCTACGGCAGCTTCACGCAGCAGAGCGCCGAGGACCTGGCCAACGTCCTGTCCTACGGTTCGCTGCCGCTGACCTTCGACAAGTCCGACGTCACCAAGGTCTCCGCCGCGATCGGCGGCGAGCAGCTGCACGGCGGTCTGATCGCCGGCGCGGTCGGTCTCGTCCTGGTCGTGCTCTACCTGCTCGCGTACTACCGCGGGCTCAGCTTCGTCGCCGTGGTGAGCCTCCTGGTCTCGGCGGTGCTCACGTACACGATCATGACGCTGCTCGGTCCGGCCATCGGCTTCGCGCTGAACCTGCCGGCCGTCTGCGGTGCCATCGTCGCGATCGGTATCACCGCGGACTCGTTCATCGTGTTCTTCGAACGCATCCGTGACGAACTGCGCGAGGGCCGCTCGCTGCAGCCCGCCGTGGCCCGTGGCTGGCCGCGCGCCCGGCGCACCATCCTGGTGTCGGACTTCGTGTCCTTCCTGTCGGCCGCGGTGCTGTTCGTCGTCTCGGTCGGCAAGGTGCAGGGCTTCGCCTTCACCCTCGGCCTCACCACCCTGCTCGACGTCGTCGTGGTCTTCCTCTTCACCAAGCCGCTGATGACGATCCTGGCCCGCAAGAAGTTCTTCGCGAACGGCCACCCCTGGTCCGGTCTCGACCCGCGCGCGCTGGGCGTACAGACCCCGCTGCGCTACGTCCGCCGTCCGGCCCGTACCACCGAAGTCAAGGAGGCCTGA